Proteins encoded within one genomic window of Haloarcula marismortui ATCC 43049:
- a CDS encoding pyridoxamine 5'-phosphate oxidase family protein, with translation MTIDQIAEYGLEQMDEDEIQAFLATHSTGVLGLPTADVPYLLPLSYGFDDGACLYFTYLLGEASQKAELTERAGRGRFLVYDIDTAFEWQSVMLAGDISSVPEDDWSEITAMTQNAWRPNTLQTATTSGGVALYEFEITELAGIRQTGLAPDFRENIEP, from the coding sequence ATGACAATCGACCAAATAGCGGAGTACGGACTCGAACAGATGGACGAGGACGAGATTCAGGCATTTCTCGCGACACACTCAACCGGAGTTCTGGGGCTTCCGACGGCAGATGTTCCGTATCTGCTGCCGCTATCGTATGGCTTTGACGACGGGGCGTGCCTGTATTTCACCTACCTGCTGGGCGAAGCAAGTCAGAAAGCGGAACTGACTGAGCGGGCCGGCCGCGGCCGGTTTCTCGTCTATGACATCGACACCGCGTTTGAGTGGCAGAGCGTGATGCTGGCTGGCGATATCAGCAGTGTGCCAGAGGACGACTGGTCGGAGATCACGGCGATGACACAGAACGCCTGGCGGCCCAACACGCTCCAGACGGCTACCACCTCCGGCGGGGTCGCACTCTACGAGTTCGAGATAACGGAGCTTGCCGGTATCCGACAGACCGGATTGGCGCCCGACTTTCGGGAAAATATCGAACCATGA
- a CDS encoding universal stress protein → MYDTIVVATDGSADANRAATHALEQAEQHGAELHAVFVVDTDRHAEPALSSMELETIEVEEWGNDELAEVAERGDAVDVEVTTRCCHGKPYVEIISYADEVDADLIVLGYHGHSHSKGDQIGSVTDRVVQNAGRPVLVAT, encoded by the coding sequence ATGTACGACACGATTGTGGTTGCGACCGACGGGAGCGCTGACGCGAACCGCGCAGCGACACACGCACTTGAACAGGCTGAGCAACACGGTGCCGAGCTTCACGCCGTCTTCGTTGTCGACACGGACCGACACGCGGAGCCGGCCCTGAGCAGTATGGAGCTGGAAACCATCGAGGTCGAGGAATGGGGGAACGATGAACTCGCAGAAGTCGCCGAGAGAGGCGACGCAGTTGACGTTGAGGTCACGACTCGTTGCTGCCACGGGAAACCGTACGTGGAGATTATCAGCTATGCCGACGAAGTCGACGCCGACCTGATAGTGCTCGGATACCACGGCCATTCCCACAGCAAAGGCGACCAGATCGGAAGTGTGACCGACCGGGTCGTCCAGAACGCGGGACGCCCGGTTCTGGTGGCGACCTGA
- a CDS encoding DUF7471 family protein, translating into MLQPTADWIGPGQTALLIAVLSLSALGTLALFSIAAVSTYRRRSRPYVLLTVAIGLLVFRSVVGIGTVLGAVPMVVHHLTEHGFDFLIALLVLSAIYSVAPPSLPD; encoded by the coding sequence ATGCTCCAACCCACGGCTGATTGGATCGGCCCCGGTCAAACGGCGCTGTTGATCGCCGTGCTAAGCCTCTCTGCGCTCGGAACGCTGGCGCTGTTTTCCATCGCCGCAGTCAGTACATACCGCCGCCGGTCGCGGCCGTACGTGCTGTTGACCGTCGCTATCGGGTTGCTGGTATTTCGGTCCGTGGTCGGCATCGGGACCGTCCTCGGTGCTGTCCCAATGGTCGTACACCACCTCACTGAACACGGGTTCGACTTCCTCATCGCGCTACTGGTACTGAGTGCGATCTATTCAGTCGCGCCGCCGAGCCTCCCCGACTGA
- a CDS encoding nitrous oxide reductase accessory protein NosL has translation MSEHATGLTRRCFLAGTGTVAVVSLSGCLGNSEEIDPVSIESGQNCDQCGMVIDQHPGPVGQTYYQDNTPEGHDPPARFCSTTCTYRHRFAKEQSGWTPAETFLTDYSTTDYEIRTDGGKTIISRHLEAEAFAPVGQLTVVANSDVEGAMGTAIVPFSDSADAESFAEEYGGQTLPAEDISRELVGGM, from the coding sequence ATGTCTGAACATGCAACAGGCCTCACACGACGATGCTTCTTGGCCGGGACTGGGACTGTGGCAGTCGTGTCACTCTCTGGATGCCTGGGAAACAGTGAAGAAATCGACCCGGTCAGCATCGAAAGCGGCCAGAACTGTGACCAGTGTGGGATGGTCATCGACCAGCACCCGGGTCCGGTCGGCCAGACGTACTACCAGGACAACACGCCCGAGGGCCACGACCCGCCGGCACGGTTCTGCAGTACGACCTGCACGTATCGCCACCGATTCGCCAAAGAGCAATCGGGGTGGACCCCCGCGGAGACGTTCCTGACCGACTACAGCACAACCGATTACGAGATTCGGACCGACGGGGGCAAGACAATTATCTCCCGGCATCTGGAGGCCGAGGCGTTCGCGCCGGTGGGGCAACTCACCGTCGTTGCGAACTCCGACGTGGAGGGCGCGATGGGGACGGCTATCGTTCCGTTTAGCGACAGCGCGGACGCCGAGTCATTTGCCGAAGAGTACGGCGGTCAGACCCTCCCCGCAGAAGACATATCGCGAGAACTGGTTGGCGGGATGTAG
- a CDS encoding winged helix-turn-helix transcriptional regulator, which produces MSTVTEQVRSHVDSKPGVHFNALAADLDIATGQAQYHLRKLRRAGDIVAEEIQGKTHYYSREYDPWERRVLAFARRETARTILLHLLEAESLSADELADRLGVARSTVSWHVSALADAAILEKSYGERGRVVVALSDPDATQRLLAVVRPSLTDRLIDRFTRLVDEGLAAASDDD; this is translated from the coding sequence ATGTCCACGGTTACTGAGCAAGTGCGTTCCCATGTCGATTCCAAACCGGGAGTCCATTTCAACGCACTTGCGGCCGACCTCGATATTGCGACCGGGCAGGCACAGTATCACCTGCGGAAACTGCGCCGTGCCGGCGATATCGTCGCCGAAGAGATTCAGGGTAAAACGCACTATTACAGCCGGGAGTACGACCCCTGGGAGCGACGTGTGCTTGCCTTTGCCCGGCGGGAGACCGCGCGGACGATTCTTCTACATCTGCTGGAAGCGGAGTCCCTGTCGGCAGACGAACTGGCCGACCGACTGGGCGTCGCCCGGAGTACTGTCTCCTGGCACGTTTCGGCACTGGCCGACGCGGCGATACTCGAAAAGTCGTACGGCGAACGGGGGCGTGTTGTCGTGGCTCTGAGCGATCCGGACGCGACACAGCGGCTGCTCGCGGTGGTCCGACCATCGCTTACGGACCGTCTCATCGACCGGTTCACGCGGCTGGTCGACGAAGGGCTCGCAGCCGCCTCGGACGACGACTGA
- a CDS encoding ABC transporter permease, whose translation MTEGNWFWTVFVREVRSAVRTRTYLALGLVTGIVLFGLAYAGGGPAGGYVPTVVDTLVAVEVLVPTLAFAVGYRAIADPATRGELDILDTYPLSTWSYVGGVYAGRALLLLTIVVVPLLALGINVATTAGPETTVFASHRGVDSPFLFIRFIALTVLYALSSLTIAFLLSALAGSRGRALVLALAGLLVLTVGSDLAVFAALDTGVTTGTLGGALAMTPAGAYRGLVFDQVLYVAVPGRSAFVPTWVATLSLLFWWGLTFVGAMLATDAA comes from the coding sequence ATGACGGAGGGCAACTGGTTCTGGACGGTCTTCGTGCGAGAGGTCCGAAGCGCGGTCAGGACACGCACCTATCTCGCACTCGGGCTGGTCACGGGGATTGTCCTGTTCGGCCTCGCCTATGCCGGGGGCGGCCCCGCCGGCGGCTACGTTCCGACCGTCGTCGATACGCTCGTCGCTGTCGAAGTACTCGTCCCGACGCTCGCCTTTGCCGTCGGCTATCGCGCCATTGCCGACCCTGCTACCCGGGGTGAGCTAGATATCCTCGACACCTACCCGCTTTCGACGTGGTCGTACGTCGGCGGGGTGTACGCTGGCCGCGCCCTGCTGTTGCTCACTATTGTTGTCGTCCCGTTGCTGGCGCTGGGCATCAACGTAGCGACGACTGCAGGACCGGAGACGACGGTGTTTGCGAGCCACCGCGGTGTCGATTCCCCGTTCCTGTTCATCCGATTCATCGCACTAACAGTCCTGTACGCGCTCTCGTCGCTGACTATCGCGTTCCTGCTGTCAGCGCTTGCCGGCAGCCGGGGCCGAGCACTCGTGCTTGCACTCGCCGGGCTGCTTGTCCTCACTGTCGGAAGTGACCTCGCGGTGTTCGCGGCGCTTGACACCGGCGTCACCACGGGCACGCTCGGCGGCGCGCTCGCCATGACGCCGGCGGGGGCGTACCGCGGCCTCGTGTTCGATCAGGTCCTGTACGTCGCTGTCCCGGGCCGCTCAGCGTTCGTCCCGACGTGGGTCGCTACCCTCTCGCTCCTGTTCTGGTGGGGACTCACGTTTGTGGGGGCGATGCTTGCGACGGATGCGGCCTGA
- a CDS encoding ABC transporter ATP-binding protein codes for MTGETYLTANEITKTYGDVTAVSEVSLDVPSDAVTGFIGPNGSGKTTLLRILLGVERPTSGTVSYSGPDAERQLGYLPQRPTFRPGFSVRETAAFYADLVDDDPDRLLERVGLEKVASRPVSGLSGGMTRLLGIAQALAGDPPIVMLDEPASGLDPAMSRLIFDIIESIADAGRAVVLCSHELPLVEETADRLVVLESGRLVRTGSVESFREQTGGPLHETFTALLEQDRATIAAPEGEQA; via the coding sequence ATGACTGGCGAGACGTACCTCACGGCAAACGAAATCACAAAAACGTACGGTGATGTGACAGCCGTCTCGGAAGTGTCACTCGACGTGCCGTCCGACGCCGTGACCGGGTTCATCGGCCCGAACGGGTCCGGGAAAACGACGCTTCTGCGCATACTTCTGGGCGTCGAGCGACCCACCAGCGGCACCGTCTCGTACAGCGGACCTGATGCCGAGCGGCAACTGGGTTACCTGCCACAGCGGCCGACCTTCCGGCCCGGGTTTAGCGTCCGGGAGACTGCCGCGTTCTACGCGGACCTCGTCGACGACGACCCGGACCGACTGCTGGAACGCGTCGGCCTCGAAAAAGTGGCCAGCCGCCCCGTGTCCGGGCTGTCCGGGGGCATGACGCGCCTTCTGGGAATCGCACAGGCGCTGGCCGGCGACCCGCCGATTGTGATGCTCGACGAACCGGCAAGCGGGCTCGACCCGGCAATGAGCCGACTGATATTCGACATCATCGAGTCGATTGCCGACGCCGGTCGTGCCGTGGTTCTTTGCTCGCACGAACTGCCGCTCGTCGAGGAGACAGCCGACAGGCTGGTAGTGCTTGAATCCGGCCGTCTCGTGCGGACTGGGTCGGTAGAATCGTTTCGGGAACAGACCGGCGGGCCGCTCCACGAGACGTTCACAGCGCTTCTGGAACAGGACCGAGCCACTATCGCTGCGCCGGAGGGAGAGCAGGCATGA
- a CDS encoding NosD domain-containing protein, with the protein MRPALTTVQVFALLAVALSTLVFAASFAVDTTSARPEPVAFDNTVQRGVTAADEQIARNRSISIPRAQVFYSQYRYVVGYVGIGQAVTALTEPGHEQQFGYPLAVYVSDYSDRPVRCGDDGSLRTATPPDWVEANQAHYVVDGSARVPSGPAVVPFADRDDAAAFTETCGGQIIDWETLKTYSFDLKQAAAVREQVGPRRSGADATVQAARQHRNRPVSVEVGTDAPTVQAAVDAAPPNTTVVVPAGTYNEQVMIDKPLSLSGPGATLDGGGNGTVVTVTADRVGVTGFEITGIGNTTVGDPTQSNDSAWDATVTTAYGNSDAAVTGRNASGLYVANITVETPASGVVLRRTPGAVVENVTVNGTADWQDGFMGVIGMHRPIVVQDSVFNGGRDGVYLHRADGTAVRNNAFRDNRFGVHLMYTSRSLVADNVARGQEYAGVVVMTNPVANAIVGNDVRHSGSGIMLAGSRSYIAHNVVVDTTQAMSTNADRSLYEHNVLYGNDIGVRASTVVPSNIVTDNDFIANDRHAISGPGPLRVYTHDGRGNYWSGAYDLTGGTGPVLAQSYSPTDSVDRRLHQTDAAVVLRAAPSVRGLRALRGTTPGFRRGSIVDRAPLADPANPETVRRLRNETSMEGAA; encoded by the coding sequence ATGCGACCAGCTCTGACGACTGTGCAAGTTTTCGCGCTACTCGCGGTAGCTCTCAGTACACTGGTCTTCGCTGCGTCGTTCGCCGTCGACACCACCAGCGCCCGCCCCGAACCAGTGGCGTTCGATAACACTGTGCAACGCGGTGTTACGGCGGCCGACGAACAGATCGCCCGGAATCGGAGTATCAGCATCCCCCGCGCGCAAGTCTTCTACTCGCAGTACCGCTACGTCGTCGGCTACGTCGGTATCGGTCAGGCCGTGACCGCGCTCACGGAACCGGGCCACGAGCAGCAGTTCGGCTATCCACTCGCGGTGTACGTTTCAGACTACAGTGACAGGCCGGTCAGGTGCGGCGACGACGGCTCGCTCCGGACCGCCACACCGCCGGACTGGGTCGAAGCCAATCAGGCCCACTACGTTGTCGATGGCTCGGCGCGAGTCCCGTCCGGGCCGGCAGTTGTGCCCTTCGCTGACCGGGACGATGCCGCGGCGTTCACCGAGACGTGCGGCGGGCAAATAATCGACTGGGAGACTCTCAAGACCTACTCGTTTGACCTCAAACAGGCGGCAGCAGTCCGAGAACAGGTTGGCCCGCGACGAAGCGGTGCGGACGCCACTGTACAGGCGGCACGACAGCATCGAAACCGACCTGTCTCGGTCGAAGTTGGAACAGACGCCCCGACGGTTCAGGCCGCCGTCGATGCGGCACCGCCGAATACGACCGTCGTTGTCCCGGCTGGCACCTACAACGAACAGGTGATGATAGACAAGCCACTCTCCCTCAGCGGTCCCGGAGCGACGCTTGACGGGGGCGGCAACGGAACTGTCGTGACCGTGACTGCCGACCGCGTCGGCGTCACTGGGTTCGAAATCACTGGCATCGGCAACACGACGGTCGGCGACCCGACACAGAGCAACGACAGCGCCTGGGACGCCACCGTCACGACCGCCTACGGCAACAGCGATGCCGCCGTGACCGGCCGGAACGCGTCCGGGCTCTACGTTGCGAACATCACTGTCGAGACACCCGCCAGCGGCGTCGTGCTGCGGCGGACACCCGGCGCGGTCGTCGAGAATGTCACGGTCAACGGGACGGCAGACTGGCAAGACGGGTTCATGGGCGTTATCGGGATGCACAGGCCGATTGTCGTGCAGGATTCGGTCTTCAACGGCGGGCGTGACGGCGTGTACCTCCACCGGGCCGACGGGACCGCCGTCCGGAACAACGCGTTCCGGGACAACCGCTTTGGCGTCCACCTGATGTACACCTCCCGGTCGCTCGTTGCGGACAACGTCGCTCGGGGACAGGAGTACGCCGGCGTCGTCGTCATGACGAATCCCGTGGCAAACGCCATCGTCGGGAACGACGTGCGCCACTCCGGCAGCGGCATCATGTTAGCCGGGTCCCGGAGCTATATTGCGCACAACGTGGTAGTCGACACTACGCAGGCGATGTCGACAAACGCCGACCGGTCACTGTACGAGCACAACGTCCTCTACGGGAATGACATCGGGGTGCGGGCCTCAACAGTCGTCCCGTCGAACATCGTCACCGACAACGATTTCATCGCGAACGACCGTCACGCTATCTCGGGACCGGGGCCGCTGCGCGTGTACACGCACGACGGCAGGGGGAACTACTGGAGCGGCGCGTACGATCTCACTGGCGGGACTGGCCCGGTGTTGGCCCAGTCCTACTCGCCCACCGATTCTGTCGACCGCCGTCTCCACCAGACCGACGCTGCGGTCGTCCTCAGGGCGGCACCGAGTGTCCGGGGGCTCCGGGCGCTCCGCGGCACCACGCCCGGATTCCGCCGGGGCAGCATTGTCGACAGGGCTCCGCTGGCAGACCCTGCGAATCCTGAGACCGTCAGGCGTCTTCGAAACGAGACATCGATGGAGGGGGCAGCATGA
- the fdhF gene encoding formate dehydrogenase subunit alpha produces MGTDQNRNPRAEQTVCPYCGVGCTIQYAGNGKATGTAGPVNTKGEICPKGGAAFDVVEHEDRLTEPLVRENGRFVTALWETALSRVTDQLGEIIDQHGPDAVEFFASSNCTNEENYVFQKIARMLGTNNVDNCARLCHSSTVAAMSERLGAGAMTNTLDDLAETDCLLVTGANPAEQHPVIFRSYFLPAIRNGATLIHIDPRETDTTEAADIHLDVRPGYDIQLLNSMAKVVLDEGLVDESFVEERTTGYADLTAHLDDVDVGSGADVAGVDPETVREAARAYAEADSAAIVTGMGMSQHTCGTDNVHALLNLALLTGNVGRPGTGVNPLRGQNNVQGAGDVGALPSVLPGYEPVTDADARQRLADEWGVEPPSEPGLTETTATHQFGDSVKAAVVFGENPAVTEPNASSVRAGFDDLDFCVVIDLFETATVDHADVVLPGSSWAEKAGTVTNTDRRVMRMRPNADLPGNARRDLDILTGLGQRLVGQSDAFDYDGPEAVFEELTRVNPLYAGMSYDGIGDSYQRWPFPADADSGTDVLHTETFASGQQTAPLRPVSPTPPADAVSGEQLVLTTGRALQHFNSGALTRRSETLMRMRGEDVLEIHPDDAAARGIEDGDTVIVENDRGSVTVSAAVTAAIRPGVVFCTFHYLDPLANALTGDALDPVAEIPEYKHSAVQVQKSSASTDDN; encoded by the coding sequence ATGGGCACCGACCAGAACCGAAATCCCCGGGCCGAGCAGACAGTCTGTCCGTACTGTGGCGTTGGCTGTACGATACAGTACGCGGGCAACGGGAAGGCGACCGGCACAGCGGGGCCAGTGAACACGAAAGGAGAGATCTGCCCAAAAGGCGGAGCCGCATTCGACGTAGTCGAACACGAAGACCGGCTAACCGAGCCACTGGTCCGGGAGAATGGGCGTTTCGTCACCGCACTCTGGGAGACCGCCCTCTCTCGCGTGACCGACCAACTCGGGGAAATCATCGACCAGCACGGGCCAGACGCCGTCGAGTTCTTCGCGTCATCGAACTGCACGAACGAGGAGAATTACGTCTTTCAGAAGATTGCGCGGATGCTCGGCACCAACAACGTCGACAACTGCGCTCGTCTCTGTCATTCGTCGACCGTGGCCGCGATGAGCGAGCGCCTCGGTGCCGGGGCGATGACGAACACACTCGATGACCTCGCCGAAACCGACTGCCTGCTCGTCACCGGCGCGAATCCGGCCGAACAGCACCCTGTCATTTTCCGCTCGTACTTCCTGCCGGCGATTCGCAACGGCGCCACGCTCATTCATATCGACCCGCGCGAGACAGACACGACCGAGGCCGCCGACATCCACCTCGACGTTCGCCCCGGATACGATATCCAACTGCTCAATTCGATGGCGAAGGTCGTCCTCGATGAGGGGCTCGTCGATGAGTCCTTTGTCGAGGAACGGACGACCGGTTATGCGGACCTGACAGCACATCTCGATGATGTCGACGTCGGGTCGGGTGCCGACGTGGCCGGCGTCGACCCGGAAACCGTTCGGGAGGCAGCCCGGGCGTACGCCGAGGCCGATAGCGCGGCGATTGTCACCGGAATGGGGATGAGCCAGCACACGTGTGGGACCGACAACGTGCACGCGCTGTTGAACCTCGCGCTGCTGACCGGCAACGTCGGTCGCCCGGGCACGGGCGTGAACCCGCTCCGTGGCCAGAACAACGTCCAAGGGGCCGGCGACGTCGGCGCGCTTCCCAGCGTGCTCCCCGGATACGAGCCCGTTACTGATGCGGATGCCCGACAGCGTCTCGCCGACGAGTGGGGCGTCGAACCGCCGAGCGAGCCCGGCCTGACGGAGACGACTGCAACACACCAGTTCGGTGACTCCGTCAAAGCTGCAGTCGTCTTCGGTGAGAACCCGGCTGTCACGGAACCGAACGCCAGTTCTGTCCGGGCCGGTTTCGACGACCTCGATTTCTGCGTCGTCATCGACCTCTTCGAGACAGCGACTGTCGACCACGCCGATGTCGTGCTCCCGGGAAGCAGTTGGGCGGAGAAGGCAGGGACGGTGACCAACACTGACCGGCGGGTGATGCGGATGCGGCCGAACGCTGACCTGCCCGGAAACGCTCGCCGTGACCTCGACATCCTCACCGGCCTCGGCCAGCGGCTGGTCGGCCAGTCAGACGCGTTCGACTACGACGGTCCGGAAGCGGTGTTCGAAGAGCTAACGCGGGTCAATCCGCTGTACGCCGGCATGAGTTACGACGGCATCGGCGACAGCTACCAGCGGTGGCCGTTCCCGGCGGACGCCGATTCCGGCACCGACGTTCTCCACACGGAGACGTTCGCTTCGGGCCAGCAAACCGCGCCGCTGCGCCCGGTCTCGCCGACGCCGCCAGCCGATGCCGTCTCCGGGGAGCAACTCGTCCTCACGACGGGGCGCGCGCTCCAGCACTTCAACAGCGGCGCGCTCACCCGCCGGTCGGAGACACTTATGCGAATGCGTGGAGAGGACGTGCTTGAGATCCACCCGGACGACGCTGCCGCTCGGGGCATCGAGGACGGCGATACTGTCATTGTTGAGAACGACCGCGGCAGCGTGACAGTATCAGCGGCTGTCACGGCGGCTATCCGGCCCGGGGTTGTGTTCTGTACGTTCCACTATCTGGACCCGCTCGCAAACGCACTAACCGGTGATGCCCTCGACCCTGTCGCCGAGATTCCAGAATATAAGCATTCGGCGGTGCAGGTGCAGAAGTCATCGGCTAGCACAGACGATAACTAA
- a CDS encoding guanosine monophosphate reductase, with protein MNELRTGLSYGDVLLVPKRSPVDSRSDIDLSTPLTPTVELDTPLVSAAMDTVTEAELAIELGQSGGFGVLHRFLTPEEQAEQVEQVTEAGEQVGAAVGINEDYVARSAAVITAGVDALVVDVAHGHLNRALDAVETLADEFPDADIIAGNVATPAGVEDLAAAGADCVKVGIGPGSHCTTRKVAGAGVPQLTAVDDCATAAEDLDVTICADGGIRTSGDAVKALMAGADTVMLGSLFAGTEEAPGVVVEVDGTRYKRSRGMATTAAAEDRDDKQNNVSADEGVEALTPYKGSVAAVAEEFCAGIRSGLSYCGGHTIAAARDKAEFIRVAQSAKEREGFHTDHDWEGVNVESEATQVRDAGTEATVDSDD; from the coding sequence ATGAACGAGTTACGCACTGGATTGAGTTATGGCGACGTTCTTCTCGTCCCGAAACGATCACCGGTCGACAGTCGGAGCGACATCGACCTCTCAACGCCGCTTACTCCGACCGTCGAACTGGACACGCCGCTCGTCTCCGCGGCGATGGACACCGTTACGGAGGCAGAACTGGCAATCGAGCTTGGACAGTCTGGCGGATTCGGGGTACTACACCGGTTCCTGACGCCCGAGGAACAGGCCGAGCAGGTCGAGCAGGTGACGGAGGCAGGTGAACAGGTCGGCGCAGCCGTCGGCATCAATGAGGATTACGTCGCACGAAGCGCGGCCGTGATTACGGCCGGTGTCGATGCGCTCGTCGTTGATGTGGCTCACGGTCACCTCAACCGCGCGCTCGATGCCGTCGAAACCCTTGCAGACGAATTTCCTGACGCCGATATCATCGCTGGCAACGTCGCGACGCCAGCGGGTGTCGAGGACCTCGCTGCCGCCGGGGCCGACTGCGTCAAAGTCGGTATCGGACCCGGGTCCCACTGTACCACCCGGAAGGTCGCGGGTGCTGGCGTCCCCCAGCTGACCGCCGTTGATGACTGTGCCACGGCCGCCGAAGACCTGGATGTCACTATCTGCGCGGATGGCGGGATTCGCACGTCCGGTGATGCGGTGAAGGCCCTCATGGCCGGGGCGGACACCGTAATGCTCGGGAGCCTCTTTGCCGGCACAGAGGAGGCCCCCGGTGTTGTCGTCGAAGTCGATGGGACGCGGTACAAGCGGTCACGCGGGATGGCGACCACCGCCGCGGCCGAGGACCGTGATGACAAGCAGAACAACGTCAGTGCCGACGAAGGAGTCGAAGCATTGACCCCGTACAAAGGCTCGGTCGCTGCTGTGGCCGAGGAGTTCTGTGCTGGCATCCGCTCCGGGCTCTCTTACTGTGGCGGGCACACCATCGCTGCGGCTCGCGACAAGGCGGAGTTCATTCGTGTCGCCCAGAGTGCGAAAGAACGCGAAGGGTTCCACACGGACCACGATTGGGAAGGCGTCAACGTGGAGAGTGAAGCCACACAGGTGCGCGACGCCGGCACCGAGGCGACAGTCGACAGCGACGACTGA
- a CDS encoding branched-chain amino acid ABC transporter substrate-binding protein, producing MLVFHLGVNYRDWNGEDALRKTVEGMRDSSLGQELTAVQEERLYVGGSAYQGPIINLFQTEMLGKQLYPDEFGEWPGEITAGEFPEIPEGKHLFDREEVADILTRSSEATDPQ from the coding sequence GTGCTCGTGTTCCACTTGGGCGTCAATTACCGCGACTGGAACGGCGAAGATGCGCTCCGAAAGACAGTCGAAGGGATGCGAGACAGTTCGCTGGGGCAGGAACTCACCGCCGTTCAGGAGGAGAGACTCTACGTCGGTGGGTCAGCCTATCAGGGTCCGATCATCAATCTCTTCCAGACAGAGATGCTCGGAAAGCAACTCTATCCTGACGAATTCGGTGAGTGGCCGGGCGAGATCACCGCTGGCGAGTTTCCAGAAATTCCCGAAGGCAAACATCTGTTCGACCGCGAGGAAGTCGCGGATATCCTCACTAGATCGAGCGAAGCTACCGACCCACAGTAA